From Lagenorhynchus albirostris chromosome 10, mLagAlb1.1, whole genome shotgun sequence, the proteins below share one genomic window:
- the PSMB9 gene encoding proteasome subunit beta type-9: MLRAGAPTGDLPRAREVHTGTTIMAVEFDGGVVVGSDSRVSAGEVVVNRVFDKLSPLHQRIYCALSGSAADAQAIADMAAYQLELHGMEMEELPLVLAAANVVRNITYKYREDLSAHLMVAGWDRREGGQVYGTMGGMLIRQPFAIGGSGSTYIYGYVDAAYKRGMSPEECRRFTTNAIALAMNRDGSSGGVIYLVTITAAGVDHRVILGNELPKFYDE; encoded by the exons ATGCTGCGAGCGGGAGCACCCACCGGAGACTTACCCCGGGCCAGAGAAGTCCACACCGGG ACAACCATCATGGCGGTAGAGTTTGATGGGGGCGTCGTGGTGGGATCTGATTCCCGGGTGTCTGCAGG AGAGGTGGTGGTGAACCGAGTGTTTGACAAGCTGTCCCCCCTGCACCAGCGCATCTACTGTGCTCTCTCTGGCTCAGCTGCTGATGCTCAGGCCATAGCGGACATGGCTGCCTACCAGCTGGAGCTCCATGG AATGGAAATGGAGGAACTCCCACTCGTTCTGGCTGCTGCAAATGTGGTGAGGAATATCACCTATAAGTATCGGGAGGACCTGTCTGCACATCTCATGGTAGCAGGCTGGGACCGACGCGAAGGAGGCCAG GTATATGGGACCATGGGAGGGATGCTGATTCGACAGCCCTTTGCCATCGGTGGCTCTGGCAGCACCTATATCTACGGTTACGTGGACGCGGCGTATAAACGAGGCATGTCCCCGGAGGAGTGCAGGCGCTTCACCACGAATG CTATTGCTCTGGCCATGAACCGGGATGGTTCCAGTGGGGGCGTCATCTACCTGGTCACGATCACAGCCGCTGGTGTGGACCATCGAGTCATCTTGGGCAACGAGCTGCCGAAATTCTATGACGAGTGA